In Zingiber officinale cultivar Zhangliang chromosome 3A, Zo_v1.1, whole genome shotgun sequence, the DNA window tcgtcgccgggaaccccttcccggcccgactttttgcaggttcgccggaggtccgtaccACCGGTTgtagatccacgtcagcagttcgAAGAGCGTCACGCGCCCCGCGTCCGTTGACTCAAcgttcggacatgatcatatatatatatatatatatatatatatatataattaaatagtattatttaatcCTTTAATTATTGTATTACAATTTATTtaatgtaattatatataaacagtAAACacggttaaaaaaaatttaatacttGTTCAACGTGAAAGTGTGAGGACCAAAAAAAATGCAAGGTTTCTTTTTTCCTTGCAGTGTTCGAGAGGGTAGAAATACTGTTCCACGTTTTTTTTATGACACAGTGTGTAGTTGTTGAaacaatgttttttttaatttaatggaagACTGTTTCGTTATGAAACCGGATTGTTTCATTAAGCGATTAATTAAAAAACGTTAATCGAAACCagaaataattttaatctatttttattaTGAAACAGGACTGTTTCACTAAGCGATTAATTAAAAAACGTTAATCGAAACCAGAAataattttaatcgattaaaaataaatataattgattgatAATTAATATAGTCATGAGTTTAAGGTTATTAatcatataattttaattatttgtttcaAAATTTTAGACTTACAATTGATTATTCAATCAAAATAATCGATTGAACCATTataattttacttaaaattagattaaataataataattttttcttcatgttttgtaaaaacataaaaaaaaactcaaaaaataagtCTATATTAAATTATCTGTTACATGATTTTTTACGATCAAGAATTgtattattagaaaattttaatatagtatataaataataaatcgatgaaaacttaaattttattatcaatgAAAATGATGAAACAGAAACTTGGTTtggataccaattgatagatcacgAATTTTCTCCTAGCTGCATGAATTCTAGGAACGAAATAAGAATTTGAATCGAGAAAATACAAGATATGATCTAGTTTCATCTATAAATTTGgcataataattaaatacgaAATATTATAATTACGAATAACTTAAATGCAACGAAATTACCATTATTGTTCATGTAGAGCTCGTCGATCCGATAATCTtgcggaagaagaagaatgagaagaaGATTAGTTTTCCGGAGGAGTTATGGTTGATGGCGCCGAATTTTCTTCAGGAATGAAGAGACGTCTCAAAAGATGCCCTAATCTCTGGGGATAAACTCATTATATAATGCACATCCATCGTCAGCTCATAGATGATATAAGAGATGTGGTTAATGAATTCTACACATATGAGACCCATTTTAATTCAATAACCCAAAAatctaataattttaaattagacCACTTAAATGGGTTCAATTCGTATTAGCATATACAAATTACAATTAAGCTCACGTAATAAAGATAAAATCCAACAGAATGAAAATAGTCAGCTCTTCTTCTAATGATTTCACTAAGTAACTCATTATATCATCAACAAAATCTCCCCATAGTTTCTAATGATTTCACTAAGTAACTCATTATATCATCAACAAAATCTCCccatagtgtacatgacaatcgATTATTCCTAAAAAATTTGTATGATCAAACAATTTTTAGGAAGTAGAACACGAAGAAAATTATGCGTCTTGATTTTACTTAATGTTTCAACTACAATATTGATTAGTTTTGTAAATCTGCCATCAATCTCTTTATTTTAGGGGTAGTCGGGCAACAACTTTGCCTATAAGATCTTATGAGGGAACAGATtatattatagtagttataaattaaaaattaatccgAAAGAATtgtctaaataataataataataacttactAAAAGAATTGTTTTGTCAACCATGTCTTCACTTTTCAATTGATCAAAGGGCTTGAATTCATAGATAAACGAATAAACGATGGAAACATGTCATCATATATTTTGCATACTTGAGTTTTCTAGACAAagttgattttgaatttgttagtCGTTGTTTTCAATTTCATGGAATTTTCTGCTACTATCACATCTTTGATAGCATAAAGATGCCCTTCTTTTAATTTTGGCTTAGCTCTTTAGAATTTGCGTTTGGATAGTGACATGAATCCGTGAACCCTAAACAAAAAGTataaagtattttaaagaatGACATTGTAGAAAATATAGTAAACAACTTGTTTAGAGaaacatattataaaataaataggTACATCTCAATCATGGaaatatatcttactattttattaaaatatcatcTTTTTTAAATGTAGGTAGCTCGTAGCATCGAACCAACTGCAGTTGAAGTGCCCAAAACATCTTCTCTTAGGTATGTTGAATCAAACTGAAAACTGGGTGAAATTGTTTATCTCACACTATAAAAATAAACAACTTTATCGATAGAAATTTTTGTTAGGGTTTCGTTTTTGAAGGTGTTCAGTGACGGAATTACAACGAAAATTAATCTATCAGGATATAATTCGTTGAGAGATATTTTACTGACGGAATTCTGATTTCTATATCCAAATATCACCGACAGAATTATGATCGATTGGTATGCTAATGTTGGTTCTGAATAATCCTATGTATCttcataatttcatttttaaaagcCGGAGAAAAGAGACAGAGATATATGGATCTTTTAAAATGAAGACATAATGATTTATCTATAGGTAGAATTGAGGCATTGTCATTGATTAGATTTTGGGTGGCGTGATGGTTAAGACATAGGGTGTTATCATatgaggtatatatatatatatatatactagtgatcgtgcacacgTGTTGCATGTAAACATCTCTAAcgactaaaaaaaaaaatccaatgttCATTCAGAAACTCCTCTCGAAAGTGCAACATACATTGAAACCACATTGActctttataatgaaattatattaattaaaacatTGTagtattaaaatactaaagtagagtcattagggtaaaATAACTgccttttgaaaatctaaattatttgggtcttttaaaatccgaattgtttggattttcgagtaTCACCCTTATGTTCAGAACTAAGAATACCCTTATGTTCAGAactaagaattaattatttgtgtAAGATTTGTCAAACAAGGGTGACACTAGAGAATCCCAGCAACAAACTACTGTAACGGGCTTCTCTAtgcaaaaaattaatttaatttaatattatacttatcttagtaaaataAACTacgaaaagtatattttttaacatgacctaaaatatttatagaaacttctttGATCCTAgttttgtcaattctaagatgtgggattaaagagaactatatatatatttttatataaaacaatcagatgaaattaataatgagaaaaattcataataatacgccgaagctgagtctcgaactctagatcaatgATTGTTTCGCACGTGGAaatactaataaaccttggaaatatttttaaagtaaatagAAAAAGGAcaataacgtaaattcattttaggcttcacttAGTTAGTAatggggggagatttttaataaaatagtaagatatatataatttaggtagAATGTTTGGTAGTtacttttttaagaaaaattttctgtTTTATTTGTAGAATACTAATAAACTTCCTATTAAATGTGATTTGGAATTCATTTTAAATTGTAAAATATTTAGAATACTAACAGACATcccattaattaatttgattgtaATTGAAATTGTAAAAACATTTTAATCGagagaaattcaaaattaattaacctttTAAAATGAAGATTTGACATCTTAAAATGAAACATAATAATGATTTATCAATAGGTAGAATTTGAGGCAATTTCTTATGGTTGGGCTTTCTATTTATGGATACGCGCCTTATTTAGGCAATTATTAaactatttattaaaattaacatttggAAATCCCAAAATAAACAACTATATATATTTAACGTATAAACCTCCAACATAACAAAACAGACTACTTTTGTCTCCCCTATAAATATATATAACTCCTTGGCCTCACTCATGTTCTTGCCCCACCCGCAGCTTATATCCTTAATGCAAATGTGGTCGGCACGAGCAGCTGGAATTCTTCTCTATATAATGATTCTATCTTTGCTTTCGGGAATAAGTGGAATGGCATCGGACAACAACCCTGTGATCTATGACTACTCTCCTTACTTTCTCGTCTACAAAGACGGCTCTGTCAAGCGGCTCAAGGCGGAGGAGCAAACGCCGCCCGGCCTTGACCCCCTCACTAACGTCGACTCCAAGGATATCCGCATTTCCGCCGATGTCTCCGCCCGCATCTATCTTCCTCCTATCAATATCAACTCTACTAGCACAAAGCTCTCCCTCATCCTCTACTTTCGCGGCGGCGGCTTTTGCATATTCTCCTCTGCCTCCCCCATCGTCCACCGCCATCTCAATGGCCTCGCGGCCGTGTCCTCTTCTATCATCCTCTCCGTCGACTACCGTCGCGCACCGGAACACCATATCCCTGTGCAATATGATGATTGTTGGGCTGCTCTCGAATGGGTCGCATCCCATCGCAGCGACGTCGGTGAGAAAAATGATATAATAATTAACatagaaattaaaataatatatttttttaataatttggcACATATATAATATTCCTGCATGTGTACGTAGAACCGTGGCTCCTCGATCATGCTGACTATGACAGAGTCTACTTAGCCGGCgacagtgccggcggcaacatcgTGCACAACCTGGCTATGCGAGTTGGGTCTCAAGGGATGATCTCCAGTTATAGCTTGAAGCTAGCAGGGACGATACTGCTAGATCCTTACTTCTGGGGGAAAAATCTGACAGCCTCAGAGAAAGCAGCCGATCCAGTATTAAGGAAGAAGTTGGACCAACTGTGGGGAATGATTTGCCCAGAGTCGACGGCCGGGAATGACGACCCGCGCGTGAATCCCTTGGCGGTGGGAGCGCCGAGTTTGGCAGATCTAGGGTGCACGCGCATGCTGCTGTGCACGTCGGAGAAGGACGCGATGAGGGATCGGGCGCTGATGTACTATGAGGCGTTGACGAAGAGTAGTGGGTGGCGCGGGACGGCTGAGTTGTATGAGGCGGCAGGGGAGGATCATGAATACTATCTGAACCATCCAGACAGCAACAGCACTGCTATGCTCCGTGCCAGAATCGCAGCCTTCTTGACTTGAAGTTGTTGAATCAATATGTACTCTAGTCTAGCAAGCATACTacgataataaaaataaatgtcaACTCATGCTAGGCTAGGAGTGACTTTTGTATACCTTTTCTATTGGACATTAATtctgaaaaaaattataatatataagaACTATAGAAAGTTAGTGCACAAGTgaaaatacaactaactaatgaaaataataaagaaagaataccaaatcgctaacaagttTGATGTAACGTGGTTCTGAGATTgcatgctcctactccacgacgtgtccttaaggtgaacgaacccttgatccttcgatggatcaatccccgacaatctccggctaaagctttctccttctcggtgg includes these proteins:
- the LOC122050267 gene encoding 2-hydroxyisoflavanone dehydratase-like, with protein sequence MASDNNPVIYDYSPYFLVYKDGSVKRLKAEEQTPPGLDPLTNVDSKDIRISADVSARIYLPPININSTSTKLSLILYFRGGGFCIFSSASPIVHRHLNGLAAVSSSIILSVDYRRAPEHHIPVQYDDCWAALEWVASHRSDVEPWLLDHADYDRVYLAGDSAGGNIVHNLAMRVGSQGMISSYSLKLAGTILLDPYFWGKNLTASEKAADPVLRKKLDQLWGMICPESTAGNDDPRVNPLAVGAPSLADLGCTRMLLCTSEKDAMRDRALMYYEALTKSSGWRGTAELYEAAGEDHEYYLNHPDSNSTAMLRARIAAFLT